TGTTCATTAAAACCTTCAAGCGTAAAAATACCCGCTTGCTCAACTTCACATAAAAATGCTGTTGCATCGTCAATCATGGTGGTCGCTGTCACGCGAATCAATACATGATAGGCCCCTTCTTCCAAAACATCCGTTTCAACATTTAAGTCAACATCAAGCTTAGGCTGAAACTCATGAAGAAAAACTTCAGGGGTTTTTGGCGATTCAAAAGAGATGTTTTTCGTGTAAATTTTTTGGATTTGAAAATGCTGCTGCACTTCAGTTTGGTTATTTTCAGACATGTAAACTCTATTTCCTATTCTTTTACTTAAGCATTTTCAGCAAGGATTTTATCCAACTCACCAGAACGATCCACAACAGACAAGTCATCAAACCCACCAACATGGTGTTCTCCGATGAAAATCTGTGGAACAGTACTGCGACCACTCTTCTCTTGCATCGCAGCCCAAAGAGCAGAGTCACCACCAACGTTAATTTCGTTATAGGTTAGGCCTTTGCCGTTCAGTAAGTTTTTCGCCATATTACAGTATGGGCAGGTTGACGTTAGGTAAATCGTAATTTCCGGCATCGCTTTTTCCGACATTACACGCCCTCCTTTTTATTGTTTTTTTTTAACTGCTTTTTCGACACTTGTTTATTGACCGGGAGCCCCGCGCTTTTCCAAGACATAATGCCGCCACTTAGGTTATGCACCTTGGTAAAGCCCTGCTTGACCAACATTCTGGCAACACCTGCAGAACGTGCGCCTGATTGACAGTAGATCAAAATATCATCAGCTTTATGAGACTCTAAACTTGAGAGCCTTTTAGAAATATCGGTAGATGAGATATTCTCTGCTTCGCCGATAAATCCACTTTTATATTCTCCATCCGTGCGCACGTCCAAAACCCAAGCACCATTGTTATATAACCTGACCGCTTCATCAGCATTTACAGACTTATAACCGGACATCTTATCGCCAAAATAGCTGTAGCCAAGCATTATCACAATGACTGCTAATGCGATAAACAAAAACGGCTGTTCGTGCACAAACTCAATAAACATCAAAGTTCCTTTAACAAATGATTCATTTCAAAGCTAATGATTTTAACAATGAAACTCGTTACAATAAACGTCTATTTACTGTTTTTAACCAAATTCATTAAATTCAAGGACAACCCTCTTTTTTCGACGGAAAATACCATGACTGAAACTGTAAACTTAAAACACCGACCAACTGGATTAATTATTTTGGATGGATGGGGACATCGCGAAGAAACAAAGTACAACGCGATTGCTCAAGCACACACTCCTAACTGGGATGGCTTGCTTTCCAAATTCCCTCACACCCAAATCAATACTTCAGGGTTTGCTGTTGGTTTGCCAGAAGGTCAAATGGGAAATTCGGAAGTTGGGCATATGAACCTTGGCGCTGGCCGCGTGGTCTATCAAGAATTGACTCGCATCCAGAAAGACATTGATGATGGTCGTTTCTTTGAAAACAATGCTTTATTGAAAGCGATTGACTCCGCCATTGACCGTGACCGTACTGTTCACATCCTTGGCCTACTATCCGATGGCGGTGTTCACTCCCACATCAAACACATCAAAGCAGCGATCAAGATGGCTCACGACCGTGGTGCCAATGTTGTGCTACACGCTTTTACCGATGGCCGAGACACATCACCACAAAGTGCACTTCAATACATTGAAGATATTGAAACCTTTATGTCAGAAATCGGTGGCGGACGCATTGCCTCGATTACAGGGCGTTACTACGCTCTGGACAGAGATAACCGCTGGGATCGTGTACACAAAGCCTATGACGTAATTACTTGCGGCATCAGCGAGTTTGAGTATGCTTCAGCCACTGAAGCAGTGGAAGCATCTTATGCACGTGGCGAGAATGATGAATTCATCCAAGCAACTCATATTGCGCTCGAAGATGGTTCAAAAACTCAGGTTCAGGATGGTGATTCAATCATTTTCATGAACTTCCGTTCAGACCGCGCTAGACAACTGACTAAAGCATTTATTTTTGACGACTTTGAAGATTTTCACCGTTGCAAAACACCGGTTTTATCAGCTTTCGTCACCCTAACGGAATACAAAAAGAATTTTGAAAAGTTCGGCGCTTTGGTTGCTTACCGCCCAACGAAACTTCGCAACACTTATGGTGAGTATGTCGCCAAAAAAGGCCTTAAACAACTACGTATTGCCGAAACTGAAAAGTACGCTCACGTCACCTTCTTCTTCAATGGCGGTGTGGAAGAGCCAAACAGAGACGAATACCGTATCCTGGTCAACTCACCAAAAGTTGCAACCTATGATCTACAGCCTGAAATGAGCCTGCCAGAAGTGAAAGCAAAGCTAATCCAAGCGATTCACTCCGGAGAATATGACACCTTTATCTGCAACATCGCCAACCCAGACATGGTTGGTCACACTGGTGTGATGGGAGCTTGTATTAAAGCAGCCGAAGCCGTCGATGAAGCATTAGGGGAAATCCTTAAGGCTCTTAAAGAAGTCGGTGGCGAAGCTATCATTACTGCTGACCATGGAAACCTTGAATTGTTGTTTGACGAAGAAAAAGGAAAACCTCTTACATCTCATACAACCTTCCCGGTTGACATGGTTTACTACGGCGAACGCTCATGCACGCTTAAATCAGGTGGTGCATTGTGTGATGTCATTCCCACCCTGTTCGACATGATGGGCATTGGTCAACCGGATGAAATGACCGGACAATCGCTTTGTTCGTTCAAATAACCCCTTAAAATTCTACGTAGAATTTTTACTGATTTAAAAGCACGTTCAGGAGTCATTTCTCTTGAACGTGCTTTTTTGACTTTAAACAGAGTCGACTTCTCGGCATCCGCATTGAAATTTAACGCGAGACAATTTATAATTTCGCACCATTTTTTATTTTTTCAAGCCCAAAGAAGAACAAGAAAAATTGAAAAAATACAAATATAACAATAAGTTATAACAATAGTATTACAGGAAACTGATTATGAATTCGTTAAACCAACTACAAGGTCTATATTCTCCTGAGTTTGAAAGAGAGAACTGTGGCTTTGGTATGATCGCCCAAATGGACGATCAGCCTAGCCACTGGGCAGTCAAAACCGCGATTGAGTCACTTGGAAACATGACTCACCGTGGTGGTGTTGCTGCAGACTGTTGTACTGGTGATGGATGTGGACTTCTTATCAAGAAGCCTGATCATTTCCTTCAAGACGAAGCGGCTAAGCTAGGCTTCACTCTAACGACTACTTATGCCTGCGGTATGGTTTTCTTAAACCAAGATGCAACTAAAGCAGATTTTGCACGTACAACACTAGAATCTTTACTTAAGGAAAAAGGACTTGATGTTCTTGGTTGGCGAAAAGTTCCTGTTAATTCGTCAGTTCTAGGGAAACAAGCTGCTGGCATGGAACCAGTGATTGAACAAGTCTTCATCAATGCGCCTACAGATATGTCTGAAGCTGACTTCAACCGTGCACTATTTGTTGCTCGCCGCAAAGCTGAAATGGAGATTGAGTCAAACGATGCCACTTTCTACATTGCATCACTAAACAGCCAGTTGTTATCTTACAAAGGCCTTGTAATGCCTAAAGAGCTGCCTTTGTTTTACTTGGATCTACATGACGAACGCTTTGCCTCCTCTTGTATCTCATACCATCAGCGTTTCTCAACCAATACACTACCGCAGTGGCGCTTGGCTCAACCATTCCGCTTCTTGGCGCACAATGGCGAGTTGAACACGATTCGAGGAAATCGCAACTGGGCATTGGCACGTCAAAGCAAATTTGAAACACCACTAATCCCTGAATTATCACAACTAAAACCTTTAGTGGCGCAATCAGGCTCTGACTCCAACTCTTTGGACAACATGTTGGAAGTTCTAATGATGGGTGACATGAAAGTCTTCCAGGCGTTGAGATTATTGATTCCACCAGCTTGGCAAAACATGCCGCACATGGATCCTGACCTTAAAGCGTTCTTAGAGTACAACTCTATGCACATGGAACCTTGGGACGGCCCTGCAGGGATGGTTATCAACACTGGTAAATACGCTATCTGTGGCGTAGACCGTAACGGTCTACGCCCAACACGTTATGTCATCACCAAAGACAGACATGTTACTTTCGCTTCTGAAATCGGTGTTTATAACTACGCTCCGGAAGATATTGTTGAAAAAGGCCGCTTGAAACCAGGCCAAATCATTGCCGTTGATTTGGAGTCAGGAACACTTCTTAAACCACAAGACATCGACAATGAATTGAAAGCTGCTAAGCCATACCGTGAATGGATGGATAAAGGCTATATGCACATTACCGAGAGATTGGACTGCAAAGATCAAACTCGCGACTGGGATGCAGACCAAACAGCAATCTATCAAAAATATTTCCAAGTATCTTTCGAGGAAAGAGATCAGATTATCCGCGTGCTTGCAGAAGCCGGGCAAGAAGCTACTGGCTCAATGGGTGATGATGCACCGCTACCAGTGTTCTCGCACAAAGCGCGCTCTGTATTTGACTATTTC
This portion of the Hydrogenovibrio marinus genome encodes:
- the secB gene encoding protein-export chaperone SecB; the encoded protein is MSENNQTEVQQHFQIQKIYTKNISFESPKTPEVFLHEFQPKLDVDLNVETDVLEEGAYHVLIRVTATTMIDDATAFLCEVEQAGIFTLEGFNEQEIQYLLASQCPAALFPYARETISSLVAKGGFPQLILEPVNFDAMFASHLEQQAQGMQQ
- the grxC gene encoding glutaredoxin 3 translates to MSEKAMPEITIYLTSTCPYCNMAKNLLNGKGLTYNEINVGGDSALWAAMQEKSGRSTVPQIFIGEHHVGGFDDLSVVDRSGELDKILAENA
- a CDS encoding rhodanese-like domain-containing protein, giving the protein MFIEFVHEQPFLFIALAVIVIMLGYSYFGDKMSGYKSVNADEAVRLYNNGAWVLDVRTDGEYKSGFIGEAENISSTDISKRLSSLESHKADDILIYCQSGARSAGVARMLVKQGFTKVHNLSGGIMSWKSAGLPVNKQVSKKQLKKNNKKEGV
- the gpmI gene encoding 2,3-bisphosphoglycerate-independent phosphoglycerate mutase, with product MTETVNLKHRPTGLIILDGWGHREETKYNAIAQAHTPNWDGLLSKFPHTQINTSGFAVGLPEGQMGNSEVGHMNLGAGRVVYQELTRIQKDIDDGRFFENNALLKAIDSAIDRDRTVHILGLLSDGGVHSHIKHIKAAIKMAHDRGANVVLHAFTDGRDTSPQSALQYIEDIETFMSEIGGGRIASITGRYYALDRDNRWDRVHKAYDVITCGISEFEYASATEAVEASYARGENDEFIQATHIALEDGSKTQVQDGDSIIFMNFRSDRARQLTKAFIFDDFEDFHRCKTPVLSAFVTLTEYKKNFEKFGALVAYRPTKLRNTYGEYVAKKGLKQLRIAETEKYAHVTFFFNGGVEEPNRDEYRILVNSPKVATYDLQPEMSLPEVKAKLIQAIHSGEYDTFICNIANPDMVGHTGVMGACIKAAEAVDEALGEILKALKEVGGEAIITADHGNLELLFDEEKGKPLTSHTTFPVDMVYYGERSCTLKSGGALCDVIPTLFDMMGIGQPDEMTGQSLCSFK